CCTCAGTAAACTCTCCAAATCCTAACATACGTGGTCCAGGAGTTTTATAACCATATAGGTAAAAACTTCCTAAATTCTGGAATTCTGTTATTTTTTCATTTTCTTCCTGATCTCTTCCTACAAATAAATATTTGCCTTTTGAAAATCTAAAAAACCTACTGTGTTTTATCAAATGGAATATGAAAGAATACTCCTCTTCAAGTAATCCATCATTTTCTATAATCCTTAGTCTATCAGAATATGCCGGATCTGTCAACAGGCATCCTCCTGCAGGACTTGGATACTCTTTAAGTCCGTAAGATTCAGCAAGTTCCATCTGTCTATGTCTACTTCTACCTTGAATATCTAAAAGTTTCTCTCTATCTACCCAACCTTCAAGTTCAGCTTTACTAGGTGGTAAAAGCTTAGCAGAAAGAGGTCTTAAAATAAGATCATTCATTCCTGAAAGTTTTTTTACTTTTTCAAGAGCTGCAGAGTTTTGAGACATAGGTCTTTGTCCTAATACTTCTCCTGATATTACAAATTGTGCATCGTACTTTTCAAGTAGTTCTCCTGCTATTCTGAACATAAGTGAATGGCAGTCAATACATGGATTCATATTTTTTCCTCTTCCATACACTGGATTTTTAACTACTTCTGTGTGTCTCTTTTCAAAATGA
This window of the Fusobacterium sp. DD2 genome carries:
- a CDS encoding 7-cyano-7-deazaguanine synthase — translated: MEKKIRALALFSGGLDSALAIKLVKDQGVEVIALNFVSHFFGGKNEKSEKMAEQLGIKVEYVHFEKRHTEVVKNPVYGRGKNMNPCIDCHSLMFRIAGELLEKYDAQFVISGEVLGQRPMSQNSAALEKVKKLSGMNDLILRPLSAKLLPPSKAELEGWVDREKLLDIQGRSRHRQMELAESYGLKEYPSPAGGCLLTDPAYSDRLRIIENDGLLEEEYSFIFHLIKHSRFFRFSKGKYLFVGRDQEENEKITEFQNLGSFYLYGYKTPGPRMLGFGEFTEEEMLFAKELFSRYSKGKGSTEVEVKINDTIHKVLPVDKEKIEKQMKIYQIVG